The Solanum lycopersicum chromosome 2, SLM_r2.1 DNA window ACTCACTGAGGTGCAGCTACTCTAATGAACAGGTTTacatttaagtattttattcCTTACTTCGAATTAACTTGACATTTGAATTACTCCTAGTCTTCTACTTCTTATCGTTTCAGTTTTTTCAGTATATATGAAATTATGCTAATCACAGCCTGGACAGTGATTAACCAGTGGAGGACAGGACCCAGTTGGGTTTGCGGAGTCACATGGCAAAGCATTCAGATTCAACAATTATATAGCATGACCATTGGTCTTTGCCCTCCATGCAAGCACACCGAAAGCCGCCATTAAGCTTTGAGGAAACACACGTCTTCAAGCATAACATACATCCATAGAAAACATTTTTACGTAAAAACTTTGCACTCTGATGTAATAATAAATCATTCTATAGTGCCattttgtttgaattaattTCTATCTACTTATTTGCACAGAAAATCTCATGAAAACAGAGATTTTTCATTTCTTAGTGCTGCATTTAAATGCTTGTATTGCAACTTTAGGTCTCCTTTATATCTTACATATCACACTGAACTAAAGAAGTTAATTAGATTCGAAGATGAGATCGAAGTTGTTGTTTATATTCTGAGATGTGCTACCAATACTTGATGGATGAGTATCTAATCCCCATATTCCTTCCCCTAAGTCGACCTTCAttcttatatatgattaaaaaaaaacatgggTGAATAACCGTTAACTTTCTATAGACTAATAAGCTATTTATTATACGAAAACAGAACTCCACACTGTTCAACTGTGTAGGTATTTGCTATTCAAAGCCGTGAAATATGTATATCCATAATCTAGATACAAGAGCTACTACTAGTTCGATGCTCGAAATCATAGTATGTGTCTAAACAAGATGTTGAGGTGTAGTCTCATAGTTTCTGAGAGAAAGCTTCTTGGTTCTCAGCTGGAGAATCTGAACCAGACTCTTGTCTTTTAAACACTAGCTTCTGCTGAGGAAGTTGTCCATTCGAAAATGCGCTGACCTCCGTGTCTACTAAAATAGTATCCTCATCCTTGAATTCTCCTCTTAATATTCCTTTGGCCAATTCGTTCTCAACATTCTGCTGGATCACCCGCTTCACTGGCCGTGCTCCATAGTTGGGGTCATAACCAAGACTTCCAAGCAATTGAATAGCAGCTTCACTCACTTGAATCTTCATTTTACGATCAGCTAATCTCTGCTGCACTCTTTCAAgctgcaacaacaaaaaatagcTCAAACTCAGAGACATACATTTATATCCAGACACAGCATCAACTTCCAGCATTGACATTACCAAGAAGTATATGCAAACGCAAACAAACATGTGTATTTGAGATTGGAAAAGGTATGTTACCTGTAATCGCACAATGCTACTGATCTGGTCACGATCAAGAGGCTGGAATACTATATATTCATCAACCCGGTTCATGAACTCAGGGCGGAAAACTGCACGTGCAGCATCCATCACCCTTTGCTTTATTGTTTGATAAGTCGCTTCCTTCGAtgaatcatcatcattatcatctgTATTTAGGATATATTGTGAACCAACATTTGATGTCATGATGATGACAGTATTGGTGAAACTCACTGTGCGTCCTTGCGAGTCGGTCACCCTACCATCATCTAAGATTTGCAGGAACACATTAAATACATCCGAATGGGCCTTCTCAATTTCATCAAACAATATAACTGCATAAGGTCTTCGGCGAACAATCTCTGTCAACTGCCCCCCTTCTTCATACCCGACATAACCAGGGGGAGCTCCTATCAATCTTGAAACTGCATGCTTCTCCATGTATTCACTCATATCGATGCGCACAAGTGCCTCTTCAGTATTGAACAAATAGTTAGCAAGGGCCTTAGCTAACTCCGTCTTTCCAACTCCAGTGGGACCCATGAACATAAAGCTTGCAATAGGACGATGAGGATCTGAAAGTCCAGCACGCGAGCGCTGGATTGCCTCTGCTACTGCTCTTACTGCTGGATCTTGACCAACAACACGTTTGTGCAACTCTTCCTCTAAATGCAACAGCTTTTCCCTCTCCGACTGTTGTAGCTTAGAAACAGGAATCCCAGTCCACTTACTAACAATCTCTGCAACATCATTCCCAGTTACTTCTTCTCTGAGCATCGATTTTCCAGACTTCATATAATCACTCAGTTCTTTTTCTGAAGCTTCAAGTTGACGCTGCAAGGTGTTTAGACTCCCATACTTAAGTTCAGCAGCACGATTAAGATCATATTCCCGCTCTGCTTGCTGGATCTCAAGATTTACCCGGTCGATCTGTATTTAGGAAGAAAGTTAATCAAGCTCCACTGCAATCTAATTCATTTACATACGAATTTCTCCTTAGCTAATTCAATTAACAGCTCAGAATATAAATGCACTTCCACTCAAGAGTAGTTATTAACAAAAGAAACAACAGTTATGAACAAACTTCAGCTGCGTACCTCTTCCTTAATGGACTGCAAGCGAGTCATCACACTCTTTTCATGCTCCCACTGCTCAGTCAGCTCAGCTTGCCTCTCCTTCAGAAGAGACAATTCAGTCTCAAGACGGTTTAACCGGTCTTTCGATGCTTTATCTGTATCATTAGTTAGAGATAGCCTCTCCATCTCCAACTTCAAAACTGCACGATTGATCTCGTCAAGGGCTGTAGGTTTTGAGGTGATCTCCATTTTCAGTTTTGCAGCAGCTTCATCAACTAGGTCAATAGCTGCAATTTGAAAACCAGCACTTTTAGCATAGACTATAAGTTCAATAAGAACTCGTCTATTATACTCCACATATTGTGCAGGTCAAGTGCATGAGCACTTGGTGTATGCTTACTGGACCAAGGGAAACAACAATGTGGTGATGAAAGACTGAACGGTATGCTTTGATATGATCCAGAAAATGTGGCTACATCACCGCTCAAGTTGTTCCTTTCTATAGTATTTTGAGAAGGTCACGCTCAAATGTCGAAGTGATGATTAGTAGTTTGATAGGATTAAAAATCCACCAGCAGGACTAAGGTTAGGCCAAACAAATGCAAAATTGTTTcctaaattttaaatcaaaattacaCAAGCAGGACCACTATAGTCGCCCAATTGAGTACTAGAACTTTCACCTTGTTGATAAGAGTTCGGTTCCCTTCTGGTAATCCCTCCCCCGCCAGCTctatttgtaataaattaaaataaaaactagacAATAAAGTTATATCACCATGAACTATACAGTTGCTCTACAGTGAACAGCTTTTCAGTTTCTCACCTTTGTCAGGTAGAAAACGTCCACTAATATAACGGTCCGAAAGAATAGCTGCGTCGACAAGCGCAGTGTCTGAAATGCGAACCCCGTGATGCAGCTCATATCTTTCACGTAATCCGCGAAGTATGGAGACAGTGTCTTCAACTGTAGGCTGGTCAACATAAACTTGCTGGAAACGACGCTCCAGGGCAGGATCTTTCTCAATATATTTACGGTATTCATCCAAGGTGGTCGCACCAATACATCGTAGTTCTCCTCGACCAAGCATCGGCTTCAATAGATTCCCAGCATCCATTGCACCATTAGTAGCACCTGATGAAAAcaaatgattttgttttttcacaAACCAAAccagaaaaaaatatatccaaACTTGGATGAACCCAAATAATGGTACGGAATACAACTTCTGGTGTAGGATGAAATCATAATGATCCCAGTATGTAGCAGACGTATAGGCCAATAACATGGTTAATTATAGGTCCATGCTCAAGTGAAAGGGCAACAagtattaatttttaatcaCCGGCATTCCAACGTATAAAACAGCATTTTAACATCTGGTGATGTTCCCTAAGAACATACCTGCACCAACAACAGTATGTATCTCATCAATAAAAAGGATGATCTGTCCTTCAGATTCTGTCACTTCCTTAAGCACTGCCTTCAATCTGTCTTCAAATTCACCACGATATTTTGCACCAGCTATGAGCGCACCCATATCAAGAGATATCAACTGCACAGAGGACGCAAACATGTTAATTGATAAAATACTTTCTTTCATAAGTCAGGTGAATGCAACAGAAATTCCCTTCATCACTAACCCTTCGATTCATCAAAGCCTGAGGTACATCTCCTTGCACAATTCTCTGAGCAAGCCTATCAAACAGGAAGAGAAGAATATAAGTTATACGCAATGGATaagtattttttgaaaaaatataacaaattgaGACCAATGGAACATGTTCCAAATGaaacatacaaataaaaatttaaaatcacatgCTCCAACTCCCGCTCTACTGCTCAATAAGAAGAATTTACTTACCCTTCAGAGATTGCAGTTTTCCCAACTCCAGGCTCACCAATTAACACTGGGTTATTCTTTGTTCTCCTTGAGAGGATTTGTATGCATCTACGTATCTCATCATCTCTTCCTATAACTGGGTCAAGCTTCCCCGCTCTAGCCATAGCAGTCAGgtcttttccatatttttctagTGATTCATACTTCCCTTCAGGATCTGCAAGAATGATAAACAAGATATTTGAGAAATGGAAAAGGCTAACAGGATATATTGCAGACGAGCATGTGTTGGGAAAGTAAGGTTGTTGTTAACAAATAATCTAATGGTGTATACCAGTCAAACTACGTATAAAACATTAAGGACTACACTAGGAAGAAGCTCCCTGTATCACATGAAAGGGAGGAGATCCAAGTGTAATGAACATAATATAGTCCATAAAGGGGCAACTACGTCTTAATTCTTGCACTTATTGACAAGACCCACATATGCAAGTAGTCCACCAATTATAGAAAGAACTAATTACCTTGATCAATAACATTTTGGCGTCCCCTTATGGATTCAATGGCAGTTTTCAGTGTCTTCAGGGAAATCTGGAAATCATTAAACAGTTGCTTCCCAAATCGTTTATCTTGAATGAAGCCAAGCACCAAATGCTCAACTGACACAAAGGAATCACCATACTCTTTCTTGTACTCCCTGGCTCTCTGCATCAGACCTTCCAACTCTCGGCCTAACATAGAACCTGCTGTCTCACCAATAACCTGGAAAGATGTGTAACCAAGAAGATGATTCAGCAATCTATAGTACATGAGAGGACAATGTATTTAGCAGCTTGTTGTTTGATTGTTATTAGAAGTGATCTAAAGAGAGAggaagtaatatcataaaagaaCTAATTTGAGTGACTCAGCATCACTGGTGGTTGGAAGCTTCCTATAATATGTGTGCTCTCTTAAAGAACAATGTACAAGAATCAGTTGACGAAACTACCATGGAATCGAAACGTAAGTGCATAGCACTGACTAAGTTTCCATACGTTCTGCATACATCAACTATACGAGCTGAGTCAAGCTCCGCTATAGACGAGAAAGAGCCAAATTCTAGCTTGCTTGGAGATATGGTGTTCAGATATAGTTGATATCAAGCTGGATTATAAGCTCATCTATAGCCAGGGGCAAGCTCCTTTTGTTGAATTATTTAGCTGAATCACATCctaaatagaaataattatttttccatcCAATCAATTATGTTGGTTATATAGAACCCTGAAAGTGGAGTGTAAATACCCTTTTATAGTTCTGGAGAAAAACACATATGATGTTTTGTTAACACTAAATGAGCCAGGATAAGCTCCCTGAGCTCATGTCTTTTCAAAGTTGAGCTACAAAGTGTGCTCGACACAGCTAGGATGTGAACTTCCTATGCAAAAACATGATTGTTTTTAGCTCTAAAAGTGGATATGTACGTTAACCTATTGACTTCTTGAATTTTTAACTACCAACTATTTTCTTGTTGGTTAAACTCCAGTGGAATATGATACACAATACAAAACAACACAAGAGACCTCTTGGTAAATCATGCAGAAGAAATAGTCCATAAACTTAAGTTATATGCAGAACATACAactcatcatcataataattaagTAACACTGACAACTCTTTACAACAATAAAGTGCCCTGTACCTGAGAACAAATTGAAGTGCATGCACATATTCAGATAAATTCTTGAGAAATGAACATTTTACAAGAAAAACCTAGCATGCTTGAAAATGGTCATGTGTGGACTAAATGGTTCATTAGATCCTTTTAAGATAAAATGACTGTCACTAACATGAAAACAGCAGAGCTGATCAAAGCAGAATGTTGTGCTAAACTCCAATGGATtgcaaatgaagaagaagcaaaaataaaatattggcCATAATTCGATTTTGATCCTGAAAACACCGATTTGATAATTGAACATCAAATCATATCTAAGCAGGAGTAAGAAAAGAACCAATGATGCACAAATGAACATGGCATATAATTAGCAGAAGACTTTATGTTGATCTGAAGCATACCTTTGGTTGTTGTCTAATAAACTTATCAGTAGCCTCTAAAAGGCGGGTATTATCTACACCCGTCTTGGAGAATATGCGACGAGCCAGCCCATTCTTTTGCTCCAACAGTGCCTTCATCAAGTGCTCAGTCTCTACTATTTGATGCTTGTTCTCTTTAGCTATTTCTGGCGATGCAACAATTGCTTGCCATGCCATTTCTGTAAAATCTTGCTGAGTGATCTGCCATTACAAAACCAATTAATTGGATCGAGTGAAATATATCAGTCAAAACGGTTATATAAATCATCCATAACCACCTCACTCTACTTGGACTGAAATATATCAGTCAGAACGATTATATAAATCATCCATATCCATTCCACTCTACTTAGATATATTTCATTCCAAGTTGTATAATTTTCCCCTTAAGGTAATTAAGGGTTCTCCCTCCATGGGTAAATAGTTGAGTCTCAACTAACTGGTATTGCTATCTCAACACTTTGCTTACAGatcattgattccaagagataTTAGGGAACGACTCTATATGCCTAACCATTCGATCACATTTGCCAAACAAGTATCTCACTCTGCAAGCAAATAGACATGCCATAACACCCAAACGGAAAAATGTGCAAGCACAAAGAATTCAATGCATTTTGATTGATTCATTCAATGAGAGTGTGACTTATCAACTGCTTGAGTACCACTTCAAATCTTCCTATTATGGATATCAATCAAGTGACTAATTGGCACCACTTCCCTCAATAAATTGATTAGATAAAGTGGCACTCAATTCAGAACCAATAAATTGATCTGATAAAGCGGTGAGCATCTAAATACCATTTTGCACACTTCCACTATAGAAAGCAATTGCATTTACAATAAAGTAAAATCCAtaagtaaatgaataagtagTATTACCCTTCCATTTGAAGCATCACAACGTACGGTAAGCCTTGAGCCCTGAGAAAGTTTCTCAGTTTTCCTACTGAAGAACACATCCTTCCTCTTCAGTTTCAACGAACTACACTTGCCAAGAACTCGCGATTTGCCTGAGAAGTTCAGGTACGGCGCTGAATGGGATGAAAATAAAGCAACTCTGTTTGAAGaattggaagaagaagaaggaacgCAAAACTGTACGCCGGAAAATGACGTCACGGTAGACATACCGGTGAACCAAATGTACTATTCTGTTATCTCAACGTTattgaagaaggaagaaaaacGACAAAGTTTCAGCGGATAGGAGAGAGTGTTTTGCCGGAAAAGTTTGGGGTTTGCGTGAGAATATAAGGAACCGGTGGACTCTTCTCGTAACTTCCCGAACGTGAGAGCGCGTGTGAAAATTTTTACTATgatatctttcattttttaacgtgtattttatatattttttttatgcaaattaatatatatttttcatcagaGTCGCCCAAACTTTTGCTTctatatttcttatatatatatatataaaaaaaattatattcaccTAACAAAGCTTACAGATCCCAACACAGTGTTcgtaattcaaaaaattataatcatcataataaaagGAGTAATGAATTTCTTTTCTGATGGCAAAGATATTTAAAAGAGACAAGTGTCATtactgaaaatttaaaaatcaaattggtTAAATATGTACTATATTTATTCTTGAATTggttcaaataattaaaaattaagtaaattgaATACAGAAAAAATGAATTGCACAATCAAAATATAGTGCACAAAGAAAAGAATCTACAGCTAATTGGATGGCAGATGAAAAAATGACTCTCGCATCACAAAAATATACCGCGCGTGAGAGTCAGGATCATACACGTGGCACATTTGAATGGGTTACTATGGACCCCACAACT harbors:
- the HSP100/CLPB gene encoding heat shock protein; the protein is MSTVTSFSGVQFCVPSSSSNSSNRVALFSSHSAPYLNFSGKSRVLGKCSSLKLKRKDVFFSRKTEKLSQGSRLTVRCDASNGRITQQDFTEMAWQAIVASPEIAKENKHQIVETEHLMKALLEQKNGLARRIFSKTGVDNTRLLEATDKFIRQQPKVIGETAGSMLGRELEGLMQRAREYKKEYGDSFVSVEHLVLGFIQDKRFGKQLFNDFQISLKTLKTAIESIRGRQNVIDQDPEGKYESLEKYGKDLTAMARAGKLDPVIGRDDEIRRCIQILSRRTKNNPVLIGEPGVGKTAISEGLAQRIVQGDVPQALMNRRLISLDMGALIAGAKYRGEFEDRLKAVLKEVTESEGQIILFIDEIHTVVGAGATNGAMDAGNLLKPMLGRGELRCIGATTLDEYRKYIEKDPALERRFQQVYVDQPTVEDTVSILRGLRERYELHHGVRISDTALVDAAILSDRYISGRFLPDKAIDLVDEAAAKLKMEITSKPTALDEINRAVLKLEMERLSLTNDTDKASKDRLNRLETELSLLKERQAELTEQWEHEKSVMTRLQSIKEEIDRVNLEIQQAEREYDLNRAAELKYGSLNTLQRQLEASEKELSDYMKSGKSMLREEVTGNDVAEIVSKWTGIPVSKLQQSEREKLLHLEEELHKRVVGQDPAVRAVAEAIQRSRAGLSDPHRPIASFMFMGPTGVGKTELAKALANYLFNTEEALVRIDMSEYMEKHAVSRLIGAPPGYVGYEEGGQLTEIVRRRPYAVILFDEIEKAHSDVFNVFLQILDDGRVTDSQGRTVSFTNTVIIMTSNVGSQYILNTDDNDDDSSKEATYQTIKQRVMDAARAVFRPEFMNRVDEYIVFQPLDRDQISSIVRLQLERVQQRLADRKMKIQVSEAAIQLLGSLGYDPNYGARPVKRVIQQNVENELAKGILRGEFKDEDTILVDTEVSAFSNGQLPQQKLVFKRQESGSDSPAENQEAFSQKL